Proteins encoded together in one Marinithermus hydrothermalis DSM 14884 window:
- a CDS encoding efflux RND transporter permease subunit has protein sequence MRNPLVAFFLKRAVFATAIFLGMVLVGLILGSRLGVELLPRFSIPVVAVSVAYPGAGPEEVAEQVAKPLEDALSTLTGVDVLGSTSTEGFALVFVQFKQEVDVDQALVEVSQKVAAARGSLPQDASAPVVQKFDPNQSPILYLFLEAPGEDLARLGRYAREVLKPRLQLVSGVADIRISGVPEEAIQVLLDPKKLAAYALSPTRVVQAIQASSLNLPLGSLEDEDRRVTYTLRNTPATPEEVAGILVDPVRGLKVGDLGRVLLAKEDPRSLARLNGVPGILLGVLKTPESNAVSVARGVKQAVAETRLPPGYRVQVASDTTRFIEAAVQDTFREMLLAALAVSLVVLVFVGQLNSAFSVILAIPITLSGALILFGVMGFTFNLISLLALTVAVGIVVDDSIVVAENIDRLRKEGKKPFEAVLEGASQVSVAVAAATLSLLAVFLPISFLPGIVGQIFQQFGLVLAAAIAISWLEAFLFLTVRLAYFPDPEPPTLGEALRALRLLPQDLAWAYARGFRTVWGLFLGVLTLGILWRLGGVYLLLLPLYPLGLGGLRYLGRLGLGLAGGVTLVLFLGTERALRALTEGYARWLRGGLARPGLVLGVAGLLFLSLGFVLPRIPFNFTPRSDTGVLTATLLLPQDVPLEETDGLSRRLEGYFLGQPGVDRVLTTLGARSIGGTEVVDASRAQFVIVLKPKHEREDILTLAERFSREGSRFLQGIPNAELRVQAQTGPETEDADLQLVLTAPDSALLEQRTREAVRLIAERPYVKDVKSSLEERARERVFVPDPARLSGTGVTPYDLAQAMRTYLSGTEAAVARRAGEEYPIRVKLDPLELEDENALLALPVQSPVLGSLPLGSLGRFEERLAPTSVARQNQAYSAGININLRPDAPGVFQVQRELENLLREAGVVGEGVELSSAGTASLTEDLVTLAPQAFALALVLNYLVLASQFNSWTYPLYLLLTVPLALVGALWLTYLLGTGLDVISVLGVVMLIGLVTKNAVLLLDFAVKLRERMPLKEALVEAGRLRLRPILMTTLTVLIISLPLLLGLGEGAEYRRPLGVIILGGLVSSTLLTLFVVPAAFYLFEGRRAEERVRKPALVLDGDSAGS, from the coding sequence ATGAGGAACCCCCTGGTGGCGTTCTTCCTAAAAAGAGCGGTGTTCGCTACCGCCATCTTTCTGGGCATGGTGTTGGTGGGGTTGATCCTGGGCAGCCGCTTGGGGGTGGAGCTCCTGCCGCGTTTTAGCATCCCCGTGGTGGCGGTAAGCGTGGCCTACCCGGGAGCGGGGCCGGAGGAGGTGGCGGAGCAGGTAGCCAAGCCGTTGGAGGACGCGCTGTCCACCCTTACGGGCGTGGATGTTCTGGGATCCACCAGCACGGAAGGATTCGCGCTGGTCTTCGTTCAGTTCAAGCAAGAGGTGGACGTGGACCAGGCCCTGGTGGAGGTCAGCCAGAAGGTGGCCGCGGCCCGAGGTAGCCTGCCCCAAGACGCCTCCGCACCCGTGGTGCAAAAGTTCGACCCGAACCAATCCCCCATCCTCTACCTGTTCCTCGAGGCGCCGGGGGAGGACCTGGCCCGGCTGGGGCGTTATGCGCGCGAGGTGCTCAAGCCCAGGCTTCAGCTGGTCTCCGGGGTGGCGGATATCCGGATCAGCGGGGTTCCGGAGGAAGCCATCCAGGTCTTGCTGGACCCCAAGAAGCTGGCCGCCTACGCGCTGAGCCCCACCCGTGTGGTGCAAGCCATCCAGGCGAGCAGCTTAAACCTTCCCCTGGGCAGCCTGGAGGACGAGGACCGGCGCGTTACCTATACCTTGCGGAACACTCCAGCGACCCCGGAGGAGGTGGCCGGGATTCTCGTGGATCCGGTGCGGGGTTTAAAGGTGGGGGACCTGGGGCGGGTTCTTTTGGCCAAGGAAGATCCCAGGAGCCTGGCCCGCCTCAACGGCGTGCCGGGGATCCTCCTCGGGGTGCTCAAGACCCCCGAGTCCAACGCGGTCAGCGTGGCTCGAGGGGTCAAGCAAGCCGTGGCCGAGACGCGCCTGCCGCCAGGGTACCGGGTTCAGGTGGCGTCGGACACCACGCGGTTTATCGAGGCCGCCGTACAAGACACCTTCCGGGAGATGCTCCTCGCCGCGCTCGCGGTCAGCCTTGTGGTGCTCGTCTTCGTAGGCCAGCTCAACTCCGCTTTCTCGGTGATCCTGGCCATCCCCATCACCCTCTCCGGCGCCCTCATCCTCTTCGGGGTGATGGGGTTTACCTTTAACTTGATTAGCTTGCTGGCCCTCACGGTGGCGGTGGGCATCGTGGTGGACGACTCCATCGTGGTGGCCGAGAACATCGACCGCCTTCGGAAGGAAGGCAAGAAGCCTTTTGAAGCGGTGCTCGAGGGAGCCAGCCAGGTGAGCGTGGCTGTGGCCGCGGCGACCCTCTCCCTCCTCGCGGTTTTTTTACCCATCAGCTTCCTTCCCGGTATCGTAGGGCAGATCTTCCAGCAGTTCGGGCTTGTGCTGGCGGCGGCCATCGCCATCAGCTGGCTCGAGGCCTTCCTCTTCCTCACCGTGCGTTTGGCTTACTTCCCGGATCCTGAGCCGCCCACCTTAGGGGAGGCCTTGCGGGCCCTGCGCTTGCTGCCCCAGGACCTGGCTTGGGCGTATGCGCGAGGCTTCCGGACCGTGTGGGGGCTTTTCCTGGGGGTGTTGACCCTAGGGATCTTGTGGCGTCTGGGAGGGGTGTACCTGCTGTTGCTGCCCCTTTACCCTCTGGGGCTGGGCGGGCTTCGCTACCTGGGGCGCTTGGGGTTGGGTCTGGCTGGAGGGGTCACCCTGGTGCTGTTTCTCGGCACGGAGCGAGCCTTGCGCGCCCTGACCGAAGGGTACGCGCGGTGGTTGCGGGGAGGGTTGGCCCGGCCAGGGCTTGTGCTGGGGGTGGCGGGGCTGTTGTTCCTCAGCCTAGGGTTTGTGCTGCCCCGGATTCCCTTTAACTTCACGCCCCGCTCCGACACCGGGGTGCTCACCGCTACACTTCTTCTGCCCCAGGACGTTCCCCTTGAGGAAACTGACGGCTTGAGTCGAAGGCTGGAGGGGTACTTCCTGGGCCAGCCCGGCGTGGATCGCGTCCTCACCACTCTGGGCGCGCGCAGCATCGGGGGTACGGAGGTGGTGGACGCTTCGCGCGCGCAGTTCGTGATCGTCCTGAAGCCCAAGCACGAACGGGAGGATATCCTCACCCTCGCGGAGCGCTTCTCCCGAGAGGGCAGCCGGTTCCTCCAAGGGATTCCGAACGCGGAGTTGCGCGTTCAGGCCCAGACCGGACCGGAGACCGAGGACGCGGACCTACAACTCGTCCTCACCGCGCCCGACTCCGCCCTTTTGGAGCAGAGAACCCGGGAAGCGGTGCGGTTGATCGCGGAACGGCCGTACGTAAAGGACGTGAAGTCCAGCCTCGAGGAGCGGGCTCGCGAACGGGTTTTCGTCCCGGATCCCGCGCGGCTCTCCGGCACGGGCGTCACGCCGTACGACCTGGCCCAAGCGATGCGCACGTACCTCTCGGGGACCGAAGCCGCGGTGGCGCGAAGGGCGGGGGAGGAGTACCCCATCCGGGTTAAGCTGGACCCCCTGGAGCTCGAGGACGAGAACGCCTTGCTCGCCCTTCCCGTGCAAAGCCCGGTGCTGGGCAGTCTTCCCTTGGGGAGTTTGGGGCGCTTTGAGGAGCGGCTCGCGCCCACCAGCGTGGCGCGGCAGAACCAGGCCTACTCCGCGGGGATCAACATCAACTTAAGGCCGGACGCGCCGGGGGTCTTTCAGGTGCAGCGGGAGCTCGAGAACCTCCTCCGGGAAGCGGGGGTGGTGGGGGAGGGGGTGGAACTTTCCTCCGCTGGGACCGCGAGCCTTACGGAGGACCTGGTGACGCTGGCCCCTCAGGCCTTCGCTTTGGCGTTGGTGCTGAATTACCTGGTGCTCGCCAGCCAGTTCAACAGCTGGACCTACCCCCTCTACCTCCTCCTTACCGTGCCGTTGGCTTTGGTCGGGGCCCTTTGGCTCACGTACCTGTTGGGCACGGGACTGGATGTGATCAGCGTGCTGGGGGTGGTGATGCTGATCGGCCTGGTGACGAAGAACGCCGTGCTTCTTTTGGACTTCGCCGTGAAGTTGCGGGAGAGGATGCCGCTTAAAGAGGCGCTTGTGGAGGCGGGGCGGTTGCGGTTAAGACCGATTCTGATGACCACCCTGACCGTGCTCATCATCAGCCTTCCCCTCCTTTTGGGGTTGGGGGAAGGGGCGGAGTACCGGCGGCCTCTCGGGGTGATTATCCTGGGGGGGCTGGTGAGCTCCACCCTGCTCACCCTCTTCGTGGTTCCCGCGGCCTTCTATCTCTTTGAAGGCCGGCGTGCGGAGGAGCGGGTTCGGAAGCCGGCGCTTGTGCTGGATGGGGATTCCGCGGGAAGCTAG
- the trpS gene encoding tryptophan--tRNA ligase: protein MKRVFSGIQPSGEIHIGNYLGAIRNWIKLGEKLGRDAIFCIVDYHAITVPYDPEALAKRTFEAALVNIAAGLDPEKVTLFVQSHVPEHTELAWVFTTQTPVGDLTRMTQYKDKAARQVSVGAGLLMYPVLQAADILIYKADTVPVGEDQLQHIELTREIARRFNGRFKEIFPEPQAFVDPNAPRIPGIDGKAKMSKSVGNTIGLLEDPKQIWEKIRTIPDDPARIRLSDPGEPERSTVFTFLKYVAPPGMVQALAEEYRQAGVGTLVIKRILFQEIMKILEPIQARAAELRRDPDYVWDVLMEGAKRVRPIAQATMEEVRQAIGLLRPRS from the coding sequence ATGAAACGCGTGTTCTCCGGCATCCAACCGTCGGGCGAAATCCACATCGGCAACTACCTCGGCGCCATCCGCAACTGGATCAAACTCGGCGAGAAGCTCGGCCGGGACGCGATCTTCTGCATCGTGGACTACCACGCGATCACCGTGCCCTACGATCCCGAGGCTCTAGCGAAACGCACCTTCGAAGCTGCGCTCGTCAACATCGCCGCGGGCCTCGATCCGGAAAAAGTCACGCTCTTCGTGCAGTCGCACGTGCCGGAGCACACCGAGCTCGCCTGGGTCTTCACCACCCAAACCCCCGTGGGCGACCTCACCCGCATGACCCAGTACAAGGATAAGGCCGCCCGGCAGGTCTCGGTGGGGGCGGGACTGCTCATGTACCCTGTGCTCCAGGCCGCGGACATCCTCATCTACAAAGCGGACACCGTGCCGGTAGGGGAGGACCAGCTCCAACACATCGAACTCACCCGCGAGATCGCGCGGCGCTTCAACGGCCGCTTCAAGGAGATCTTTCCCGAGCCCCAAGCCTTCGTGGACCCGAACGCTCCCCGCATCCCTGGCATCGACGGGAAGGCCAAGATGTCCAAATCGGTGGGCAACACCATCGGCCTGCTCGAGGACCCCAAGCAGATCTGGGAGAAGATCCGCACCATTCCTGACGATCCCGCGCGCATTCGTCTCTCGGATCCCGGAGAACCCGAGCGCAGCACCGTCTTCACCTTCCTCAAGTACGTGGCTCCGCCCGGGATGGTGCAGGCCCTCGCGGAGGAGTACCGCCAGGCCGGAGTGGGCACCCTGGTGATCAAACGCATCCTCTTCCAGGAGATCATGAAGATCCTCGAGCCCATCCAAGCGCGCGCGGCGGAACTCCGGCGGGATCCGGATTACGTGTGGGACGTGCTCATGGAGGGCGCGAAGCGGGTGCGTCCCATAGCGCAAGCCACGATGGAGGAGGTGCGGCAGGCGATCGGCTTGCTGCGCCCTAGGTCCTAG
- a CDS encoding carbohydrate ABC transporter permease, whose translation MKGKRWSALIVSLLAFLVGLVWIVPFMGVLMSALRPQEEILYGWWNLPATFSFDNFVNAWNHPTAPLSQGVKNSLLVVIPSTLIPVFIGALGAYGLERFRLPGRGPILMVIALLLAIPQQMVAVPLFRFLNSLGLLDTYTGLVLAHSAWALPWIIFFLRGYLTSLPRELEEAAAIDGANRYQTFFRIVLPLMTPALASVSALQVTWTWNDFFLALVLIFDPDKLVATQRIPLMRGQYHVDWGLLSAGAVITMIVPILVFLLLQRYYIRGLIGGAAK comes from the coding sequence GTGAAGGGTAAACGCTGGAGTGCTCTCATCGTGAGTCTACTGGCCTTCCTGGTGGGCCTTGTGTGGATCGTGCCATTCATGGGCGTGCTCATGTCCGCCCTTCGACCCCAGGAAGAGATTCTCTACGGGTGGTGGAACCTACCCGCGACCTTCTCATTCGATAACTTTGTCAACGCCTGGAACCACCCCACGGCCCCCCTCTCCCAAGGGGTGAAAAACTCCCTGCTCGTAGTCATCCCCTCCACGCTCATCCCAGTATTCATCGGGGCGCTCGGGGCTTACGGTCTGGAACGATTCCGTCTACCTGGGCGCGGCCCCATCCTCATGGTGATCGCCTTGTTGCTCGCCATCCCGCAACAGATGGTCGCCGTGCCGCTGTTCCGTTTCCTCAACAGCCTCGGCCTACTCGACACCTACACCGGCCTCGTCCTCGCGCACAGCGCCTGGGCGCTCCCCTGGATCATCTTCTTCCTCCGGGGCTACCTGACGAGCCTGCCCCGCGAACTCGAGGAAGCTGCAGCGATCGACGGAGCGAACCGGTACCAGACCTTCTTCCGCATCGTCCTACCGCTGATGACCCCGGCGTTGGCCTCGGTCTCCGCGTTGCAGGTCACCTGGACGTGGAACGACTTCTTCCTCGCTTTGGTGTTGATCTTCGATCCGGACAAGCTCGTCGCGACCCAACGCATTCCCCTGATGCGGGGACAGTACCACGTGGACTGGGGGCTTCTGAGCGCGGGGGCCGTCATCACCATGATCGTGCCCATCCTGGTCTTTCTGTTGCTCCAGCGCTACTATATCCGCGGCTTGATCGGCGGAGCCGCCAAATAG
- a CDS encoding carbohydrate ABC transporter permease, which yields MRNDRREWLTALTFLLPALLLIAFFILWPALETLRLSFYSEDGFVGLANFRDVLTDRDTLNLDRFPTRLPPWGSLVNNALWVLIHLPLTVILGLALAVLFNKVRGLWANLAKVAIFLGMVTPLIVGGVIIRFLFDETAGIVPALAHWLGLGEPLDKTWTAYPETALFALILGSVWLWTGFSMVLHSAGLSTIDPELYEAAEIDGATEWHKFWRITLPLLWPVTAVVIALTLLWELKIFDIVFVATQGGPGGASLVLALQMYLIGFRELDPYRAAAVATLLTLVSLVIGVWFARRTVGVGREG from the coding sequence ATGCGAAACGACCGAAGGGAATGGCTCACGGCCCTAACGTTCCTGCTGCCTGCGCTCCTGCTCATCGCGTTCTTCATCCTGTGGCCTGCCCTGGAAACCCTGCGCCTTTCCTTTTACAGCGAGGACGGGTTTGTAGGGCTCGCGAACTTCAGAGACGTCCTCACAGACCGCGACACCCTGAACCTGGACCGCTTCCCTACGCGCTTGCCCCCGTGGGGATCCTTGGTCAATAACGCCCTTTGGGTGCTGATTCACCTACCCCTCACGGTCATCCTAGGCCTCGCGCTCGCCGTACTCTTCAACAAAGTGCGGGGACTGTGGGCCAACCTAGCCAAGGTCGCGATCTTCCTGGGGATGGTCACCCCTCTCATCGTGGGCGGCGTGATCATCCGCTTTCTATTCGACGAAACCGCGGGGATCGTGCCGGCCTTGGCGCACTGGCTGGGCCTAGGGGAGCCGCTCGATAAGACGTGGACCGCCTACCCCGAGACCGCGCTTTTCGCGCTGATCCTGGGTTCCGTGTGGCTCTGGACGGGGTTCAGCATGGTGCTGCACTCTGCAGGGCTTTCCACCATCGATCCGGAGTTGTACGAGGCCGCGGAGATCGACGGGGCCACCGAGTGGCACAAGTTCTGGCGCATCACCCTGCCGCTGCTGTGGCCTGTGACCGCGGTCGTGATCGCGCTCACGCTCCTGTGGGAGCTCAAAATCTTCGATATCGTCTTCGTAGCCACCCAAGGTGGTCCCGGCGGAGCCTCACTCGTGCTGGCCTTGCAAATGTATCTCATCGGCTTCCGGGAACTCGACCCGTACCGCGCCGCAGCTGTAGCCACGCTGCTCACGCTGGTCAGCCTGGTCATCGGCGTGTGGTTTGCTCGTAGAACCGTGGGGGTGGGTCGTGAAGGGTAA
- a CDS encoding chromosome segregation and condensation protein ScpA: MIHLSFPGFEGNAFELAEALRRGRIPAAELPILSLIQQALAQLEALDLGAKSAVLPLLAELLEAKLRALLPQTMDPEGDGEESTEAEIAEHVVGLLVELERAVAFLEARSRARRDVLPVRPPPLPADPRLPRLAPERLVRAVRAFRRKAEVLVAPERYGIPEAWRRIARLLAFTPRLVFQRLPFRGWGERAVTFAALLEAFRLGKVHLEQAAPFAELEVERREVELEERLA; encoded by the coding sequence ATGATCCACCTTTCCTTCCCGGGATTCGAAGGAAACGCCTTCGAGCTCGCGGAGGCCTTACGACGCGGGCGCATTCCCGCTGCGGAACTGCCCATCCTGAGTCTGATCCAGCAAGCGCTCGCGCAGCTCGAGGCCCTGGACCTCGGCGCAAAAAGCGCGGTGCTGCCCCTGCTCGCGGAGCTCTTGGAGGCAAAGCTGCGCGCGTTGCTGCCCCAAACGATGGATCCCGAGGGGGATGGGGAGGAATCCACCGAGGCGGAGATCGCCGAGCACGTGGTGGGGTTGCTGGTGGAGCTCGAGCGCGCCGTGGCGTTCCTAGAGGCCCGCAGCCGCGCACGGCGCGATGTGCTGCCCGTGCGCCCGCCGCCCCTCCCGGCGGACCCGCGGTTGCCGCGGCTCGCGCCGGAGCGGCTCGTACGCGCCGTGCGGGCGTTTCGACGCAAGGCGGAGGTGCTGGTGGCTCCGGAGCGTTACGGGATTCCGGAGGCTTGGCGCCGCATCGCGCGGTTGCTGGCGTTTACGCCCCGGCTCGTCTTTCAACGCTTGCCCTTCAGGGGGTGGGGAGAACGCGCGGTGACCTTCGCGGCCTTGCTGGAGGCGTTTCGATTAGGGAAGGTGCACCTCGAGCAAGCCGCGCCGTTCGCCGAGCTCGAGGTGGAGCGCCGGGAGGTGGAGCTCGAAGAGCGTTTGGCGTGA
- a CDS encoding ABC transporter substrate-binding protein, whose product MKRLVWIVVLLVGSLGLAQKLTVLGPWSGAEADQFTPVLEAFEKETGIEVEYRTFRAEDLAQVLPAQFSARRTPGDVIFIWNWWIEQNAQHAVDLSGLVDTDPFITDAVRVDGALVGLPYVMSVKPGFWYRKSFFEANGLEVPTSWDEFVALLEKIQSIPGVKNAIASGDGVGWPLSDVTEHFLATFGGPELIHDLIAGKVSWESDKVRSIFEERLVPLLEKDYFSDPIEWTQAVDLWWNGDYGLYFMGNWITGMVEDPTDLGVFPLPGAQAVVAAADYLFVPKYSENVEAAKQLAAFLVSKKGVEIRVAKGGKLSMRSDVGPESYAAAEQELARALQGFGTLPDLDDSIGGAWQQAFWDQLKLLWVRPGRLGDVLQTLEERRQ is encoded by the coding sequence ATGAAGCGGCTCGTATGGATCGTTGTCCTGCTCGTAGGCTCGCTTGGACTAGCCCAGAAACTCACCGTGCTCGGACCCTGGTCCGGTGCCGAAGCCGATCAGTTCACCCCCGTGCTTGAAGCCTTCGAGAAGGAAACGGGGATTGAGGTGGAGTACCGCACCTTCCGCGCTGAGGACCTTGCGCAGGTGCTCCCCGCTCAGTTCTCGGCGCGCCGGACCCCGGGCGATGTGATCTTCATCTGGAACTGGTGGATCGAGCAGAACGCCCAGCACGCGGTGGATCTATCGGGGCTGGTGGACACGGACCCGTTCATCACGGACGCGGTCCGCGTGGACGGCGCGCTCGTCGGTCTGCCCTACGTGATGTCCGTCAAGCCCGGCTTCTGGTACCGGAAGTCCTTCTTCGAAGCGAACGGGCTCGAGGTGCCCACCTCCTGGGATGAGTTCGTGGCGCTGCTCGAGAAGATCCAGAGCATCCCGGGCGTGAAGAACGCGATCGCCTCCGGGGACGGGGTGGGCTGGCCCCTCTCCGACGTCACCGAACACTTCCTGGCTACCTTCGGGGGCCCCGAGCTGATCCACGACCTGATCGCGGGTAAGGTCTCGTGGGAAAGCGATAAGGTCCGGTCCATCTTCGAGGAGCGCCTGGTGCCCCTCCTCGAAAAGGACTACTTCAGCGACCCGATCGAGTGGACGCAGGCCGTGGACCTTTGGTGGAACGGCGATTACGGCCTGTACTTCATGGGGAACTGGATCACCGGGATGGTTGAGGACCCCACGGACCTCGGGGTGTTCCCGCTCCCGGGCGCTCAGGCCGTCGTAGCGGCCGCCGACTACCTCTTCGTACCCAAGTACTCGGAGAACGTCGAAGCGGCCAAACAGCTCGCGGCCTTCCTGGTCAGCAAAAAAGGCGTGGAGATCCGCGTGGCCAAGGGTGGCAAGCTCTCCATGCGCAGCGACGTGGGCCCCGAGTCCTACGCGGCCGCGGAGCAAGAACTAGCCCGCGCGCTCCAAGGGTTCGGCACCCTGCCTGACCTGGACGACTCCATCGGCGGCGCTTGGCAGCAGGCTTTCTGGGATCAGCTGAAACTCCTCTGGGTGCGTCCCGGGCGGTTGGGGGACGTTCTGCAAACCCTCGAGGAACGGCGCCAGTAA